The window TTCATTCAGGGCGTGATGATGTTTTTCGCCATTCTGGTTGTGCCTGTGGGGGCGGCGATCATGCTTGGCGGCTTTACGGCGACCGCCGATCTGATTTATACGGAACACGCGTCATTCTTTTCGCCGCTGATGAAGGTGGACGGATCTACCTTGGGGTTTATCGAGTTTGTCTCGCTCATGGCGTGGGGCATCGGCTATTTCGGGCAGCCGCATATTCTTGTACGCTTTATGGCGATTCGTCACGCCGAGGAGCTGCCGCAGGCGACACGGATTGCAATGGCTTGGGTTGTGATCTCTCTGTCCGCTGCCATCCTCGTCGGTATGGTCGGTGCGGTTTATCTGAAGGCACCGCTTACGGGGACGGCGGCAGAGACGGTATTCCTCGCGATGGCAGGAGAACTCTTTCCGCCGATCATTGCAGGGGTGATTCTCGCGGCGGTGCTTGCCGCGATTATGAGCACTGCATCTGCACAGCTGCTCGTTGCGGCATCGGCATTCGCGCAGGACATCTATCGGCGCAGCTTTCGTCCGCGCGCACAGCAGGTGGAACTTGTCTGGGTGAGCCGTCTTTCCGTGCTCCTGATCGCGGCGGCGGCGATCTATCTCGGGATGAGCCCCGACAACTTCATCCTCGATATGGTGGCGTACGCATGGGCGGGCTTTGGTGCTGCGTTCGGTCCTGCGCTTCTCATGTGTCTGTTCTGGCGGCGCACAACGGAGCGCGGCGTGCTCGCGGGGATTGTGACGGGCGGCGTGACGGTGCTCCTCTGGAAGCAGTTTGCACTCTTCGGTCTCTATGAGATCGTACCGGGCTTCCTGTTCGGACTTCTTGCGATCTGTGTCGTGAGCAAGCTGGATAGAGAGCCTGCGCCGGAGGTGACGGCACTCTTCGACCGCGTGGATCGGTCGTAGTTCGTCGTTGCATTTGTTACTGCACAGGAAGTTCTTTCCCCATACAATAGGTTTTATACGGGAGGATTAAGATGTCGTTTACGTTTACCCATGTCAATTTTAATGTGCTGGACTTGGGACGCAGTATGGCGTTTTATGAGAAGGCGTTTGGTTTTTACGAGAAGCGGCGCATGGAGGCGGAGGGATTCACGCTCGTCTATCTTTCGGACGGTGTGACGGATTTTGAACTGGAACTGACGTATCTGCATGGGCGCACAGAGCCGTATAACCTCGGGGAGAAGGAGTTCCATCTTGCACTCTATACGGAGGATTACGCAGCGGCACGCGAAAAGCACGCCGCGATGGGCGTGATCTGTTATGAGAATGCGGAGATGGGAATTTACTTTGTCGAAGATCCGGATGGATATTGGATTGAAGTTTTACCAAAAAATATGTGACGAACGGCCGCGTTTCGTGTATAATAAGGAATACATGAGATGATCCGTAAAAGAGGGTGAAGTTATATGGGGAAATTACGTGTGTTGATCGTGGATGACTCCAAGATCAGCCGTGTTATGATTGCCGATAATCTAAGGGATACGGATTTTGAGGTCTGCGGCATGGCGGCGGATGCGGCGGAAGCTCTTCGACTTTATGCGGAACTCCATCCGGATCTGGTGACGATGGATATGAATTTGCCGGATGCGAATGGTCTGGAGTGCAGCAAGCGCATTCTGGGTGTCGATCCGGAGGCGCGGATTCTGATGATCAGCGCAATGAAGGATTTGAACCTTATTACGCAGGGAAAGGCCATCGGGATTCGTGCATTCCTCCAAAAGCCGGTGCCGAAGTCCGATTTGGTGGATACGTTCCATTTGATTGCCCAGGCAGCGGCAAGTCAGGAGTCGGTTTTCCGTGAACTCTATGCCAAACCGTTTGCGCGTGGGCTGCAGCAGGGACTTTTGGGGCTGCTCGGCATGGAGGG of the Selenomonas dianae genome contains:
- the putP gene encoding sodium/proline symporter PutP: MAEQIEISIIFIVYMLMMMGVGVYYYRRTRNMSDYFLGNRKLGAWVTSMSAEASDMSGWMLMGLPGFAYVAGLNASWIALGLALGTWANWQFIAARLRVYTELANNSLTLPDFFENRFFAQSGALRIVPAIFILIFFILYTSSGFVAAGRLFETIFHLPYLTALLAGAAVVVFYTLVGGFLAVSRTDFIQGVMMFFAILVVPVGAAIMLGGFTATADLIYTEHASFFSPLMKVDGSTLGFIEFVSLMAWGIGYFGQPHILVRFMAIRHAEELPQATRIAMAWVVISLSAAILVGMVGAVYLKAPLTGTAAETVFLAMAGELFPPIIAGVILAAVLAAIMSTASAQLLVAASAFAQDIYRRSFRPRAQQVELVWVSRLSVLLIAAAAIYLGMSPDNFILDMVAYAWAGFGAAFGPALLMCLFWRRTTERGVLAGIVTGGVTVLLWKQFALFGLYEIVPGFLFGLLAICVVSKLDREPAPEVTALFDRVDRS
- a CDS encoding VOC family protein, with the protein product MSFTFTHVNFNVLDLGRSMAFYEKAFGFYEKRRMEAEGFTLVYLSDGVTDFELELTYLHGRTEPYNLGEKEFHLALYTEDYAAAREKHAAMGVICYENAEMGIYFVEDPDGYWIEVLPKNM
- a CDS encoding response regulator — its product is MGKLRVLIVDDSKISRVMIADNLRDTDFEVCGMAADAAEALRLYAELHPDLVTMDMNLPDANGLECSKRILGVDPEARILMISAMKDLNLITQGKAIGIRAFLQKPVPKSDLVDTFHLIAQAAASQESVFRELYAKPFARGLQQGLLGLLGMEGPAEIEPYESRSLDVSGAAVIIGITGFTTGRVIFYVDEAVIKLFAMHMLGRATVEELADDEAVDAVEEAANIIAGRAVSKINNVLEGKELRLTPPGTIHGAKVHIVSPRMTTFCISIRLPIGMVQMNVGFAEGE